From the genome of Desulfovibrio aminophilus:
GGCGCAACCGGCTCACCGCCGCGCTGGACTTCCTGGTCTCCCTGCCGCTGGTCTTCCCGCCCATCGCCACGGGCTTCCTGCTGCTCCTGGCCCTGGGACGCCGCAGCCCCGTGGGCCACGCGCTCGAATCCGTCTTCGGCCTGGAACTCATCTTCAGCTTCTGGGGCGTGACCCTGGCCTCTTTCGTGGCCGGGCTGCCCCTGGCGGTCAAGCCGGTGCAGACCGCGATCCGGGCCGAAACCCTGCAGCTCGTGGACGCGGCCTACGTGCTCGGAAAATCGCCGCTGACGACCTTCTTCCGGGTGGTCCTGCCGAACATCAGGAGCAGCGTGCTCGTGGCCGTATTCCTGGCCTTCGGCCGCTCCCTGGGCGAGGTGGGGGTGACGCTCATGCTCGGGGGCAACATCGTGGGCAAGACCAACACCGTCTCGCTGGAGATCTACAACGCGGTCTTCACCGGGGACTACGACCGGGCCCTGGCCCTGACCGCGCTGCTCGGCGGCTGCTCGCTGGGCATGCTCTGGCTGGTGCGGCGCGCGGGAGGGGTCGCGCGGGACGGAAACGGACGCTGACCTGTCGCCGGGGCCGGGGAACGGCTGCTACTCGGAGCAGGTTCCCTTGCCGCTGCAAAGCAGGCTCAGGCGCTGGAGCACGTCGGAACAGTGTCCGTTGAAGTCGCAGGAGAGGGAGTGAAAGCTCTCGATCTTCTGCAGAAGATCCTCGGGCGGCGGCTTGACCAGAGAGCAGAATTCCTCGAACTCCTCGTCCGAGATGTGCTCGATCCAGCCGAGCAGCTCGTAGACCACGTCCTTGATGCCCAGAAGCTTTTCGATGGCCTCGATGCGGTGCATGGGAGCTCCTCCACCGCCCAAAAGGAGGGCGGGTCCAGAAGGACCCGCCTCATGCCCCCGAAAGAGTGGCCCTTCGGGTGCCAGCCTTACCCCAAAAAAGGGGCTGGAGCAACTAATTCACGGCCTTCTTCAGCTTTTTGCCCACGGTGAACTTCACGACCTTGCGGGCGGCGATCTTGATGGGCTTGCCGGTCTGCGGGTTGCGGCCGGTGCGCGCGGCCTGCTTCTTCACGGCGAACGTGCCGAAGCCGGCCAGCTTGATCTTGTCGCCCTTGGACAGGGCCTTGAACATGATGCCGATGATGCCGTTCAGGGCCCGCTCGGCGGCGGCCTTCGAGCTGAGGCCAGCCTTGGTTTTCAGCTTCGCGACCAGATCAGCCTTCGTCATGTTTCCTTCTCCTTTCCTAGAAGTCCCGTTCTCCCACCGGAGAACGGCCCCGGGCCGTTCCCCGTCTCGTCCGCGCTCCTGCCTTCCCATGCCGGGAAGCGCGGCGTCCTCTATGCGCCCGACCGGGGTTTCCGATCGAGCTCCGGTCCGGTTTCCGCCGGGCTGCGCCCGCGCGATTCCCGATCCATGCGACCCTGCCGGGCGCCCGGCCGGAAATCCTCTTGCTACAAGAGGTCCGAGCGGCCGGAGCCCGTTTGCCTTAGAACTACGGTGAAAACGGGAGTGTTGTCGATGGGGAGAGTTCCCAATTCACCTGGGGAAATCTCCCGGATCGCCGGCCCCGGAGGGCCGAAGGGATCAGCTGGACCAGGCGTCCAGGTCGATGAGACCGATGCGCGCCGCGTAGCGGATGAGCTCCACGGTGTTCTGGAGGCCCAGCTTGCGCATCAGGTTGGTGCGGTGGTTCTCCACGGTCTTGGGGCTGACGAAGAGGTGCTTGGCCACGTCCTTGGCCGAGAGCCCCTCGGCCAGCAGGCGCAGCACCTCCTGCTCGCGGGCCGTCAACGTCTGGTAGGGCTCCACGGCCGCCCGGGACTCGCCCTCGCGGGTCAGGAGCTTGGCCACCACCTCGCGCGAGAGGGCCCCGTCCAGAAAGACGTCGCCCCGGCACAGGGTCTCCAGGCCGAAGAGCAGACTCTCGGTGGCCGACTCCTTGATCATGTATCCCATGGCCCCGGCCTGGAAGGCCTCCACGATATAGTCGGCCTTGGAATGCATGCTGATGACCAGGAAACGGGTCTGGCTCAGGTGCGGCCGCAGCTCGCGGATGACGCACAGGCCGCTCTTGTCGGGCATGGAGATGTCCACGAGCATGATGTCGGGGCGGAGCGCGCGGGCCAGATCCAGCCCCTCTCCGGCGCTGCCCGCCTCGCCGACCACCTCGAAGCGCGCGTCGCGGCCGATGATGGTCTTGAGCCCCTCGCGGAACAGGGGATGATCGTCAACAATGAGGATCCGCTTCCGTGTCTCCATCTGCCCTCCTGGCGCATGGAATCTCCACCACCAACCGCGAGCCCTTGCCCGGGCTGGACAATATCCGCAACCGCCCGCCCAGGATGTGGGCCCGCTCGGCCATGCCGCGCAGGCCCATGCGGCTCTCTCCCTCGGCCTCGGCCAGGACCGCGTCCGGGTCGAAGCCCACGCCGTCGTCCTCCACGCGCAGCAGGATGTGCGGATACGAGGACACCAGCCGCACCCGGGCGCTTCCGGCCCCCGAATGCCTGCCCACGTTGGTCAGTCCCTCCTGGACGATGCGGAAGAGGTTGACCTCGGCTCCGCTCTCCATTTCCACATTTTCCATCCCGGCCGATGAGAAGTCAACCGCGACACCCGTTACGCCGCTGAAGTCTTCACAATATTGGGCCACGGCCCGCACCAGGCCGAGCTGGTCCAGGGACGGCGGCCGCAGGTCGTAGGCGATCTCGCGGACCGCGCCCACGGTGTCCTGCAGGGTCCGGCTGATCAGGGCGGCCCGCTCCCGGGCCTCGGGGCTGACCAGGCGCGGTCCGGCCAGCAGGGTCTCCAGGAGAATCTTGAGCGAGGTCAGGTTCTGGGCCACGTTGTCGTGCAGGTCGCGGGCGATGCGGCGGCGCTCGGACTCCTGCACCTCCAGCAGCTGCCGCGTCAGGGTGCGGACCTGGGCGTTGGCCTCGCTCAGTTCGCTGGTCCGCTCGCCCACCCGCCGCTCCAGGTCTTCCTGGATGGACTCCAGGGCCATCTGGGCCAGCTTGATCTCCGTGATGTCCGAATGCGTGCCCACGATGCGCAGCGGGCGGCCGTCGCCGGTCCGCTCCACCACGCTGCCGCGCGACAGCACCCAGCGCCAGCGCCCCCGGCTGTCGCGGATGCGGAACTCCACCCGGTAGGCCGGGGAGCGGCCTTCCAGATGGTCGCGCAACGCCTCCAGGACCTGGGCCTTGTCCTCGGCGTGAATGAGGCTGCCCCAGAACACCTGGGAAGCGTCCACCTCGCCCGGCTCATAGCCCAGAAGGCGGTAGTAGCTGTCGCTGAAATAGGTCTCGCCGGTCTCCAGGTCGTGGTCGAACACGCCGTCGGAAGTGGCGTCCAGGACCATGCGCAGCCGCGCCTCGCTCTTGAGCAGGGCGTCACGCGCGCGCTGGTGCTCGGTGACGTCGTGGAACACCCCGACGTAGTGCGTGACGCGGCCGTCGGCGTCGCGCAGGGAGTCCACGGCGGTCCAGAGCGTGGCCGAGGAGCCGTCCCGGCGCTCGAAAAGGACCTCGCCCCGCCAATATCCCTCTTTCTCCAAGGTGGCGAAGACCACATCCCGCAGGAAGGAGGCCGTGGCCGGACTGCAGATCCGCGTCAGGCCGTGCTTCATGAATTCCGAGTTCTTGACCCCGAGGATGCGCGCATGCGCCCGGTTGGCGTAGACCGGGCGGAAGGCCGTGTCGCGGATGGCGATGCCGTCGCTGGAGTCCTCCACGGCCTTCTGGAACAGGAGCATGCGCTCTTCCACATCCCGGCAGGCCGTCGAGAACCGGCCCAGCGCGTTCAGGATGAGGGCGGCGAGGATCATGCCCGCCACGAGGGCGGCGGCGGGCATCCACCACCATTCCCCGGGCCGCTCCCAAAAGAGCCACGCCGCGACTCCCCCCCAGAGGGTGAACAACGCGCCCGAGGCGGTGACGGCCGTGCGCAGCGGCAGCCTTCTCTTCATGCTTCTGCTCCGTGGACGTCCGGGCCGGACGCCCCATCTTCCTGCAGGCCATATAGCAACCGGACAAAGCCGTTGACAACCAGCTTCGCCGACCACGTTCGCCTTGCATTTCCCAAGGATTGCACGCATAGTTCCGAGTCGGGGAGCCTTCCCAACACTCCCGGCGAGAGGCCATGAGCGACCTGAGCATGCCCGAATACAAGGTCTCGGTGGACCAGCTCCGTCCCGGGGTCTTCGTGCGCCTGGAAAAGGTCAACTGGTTCAACCACCCCTTCCTTTTCTCCAGCTTCAAGATCAGGACGCAGGCCGAGGTGGAGGTGTTGCGGAGCCTGGGCGTGACCGAGGTGATCTGCGTCCCGGAAAAGAGCGACTGCCTGCCGGGACCGGCCGAGGCCCGCGCCGAGGCCCCGGCCGCCGAGAAGCGGGAGCCGGAAAAGAGCGCGGCCGCGGACGCCCTCTGGCGGGTGAAGAACGAGCGCATCGAACGCCTGCGCCAGAAAAAGCAACGCATCGCCGAATGCGAGGAGCGCTACGCCGCCTCGCTCAAGGACATCGCCCAGATCATCCAGGGGCTCTCCCGGGGCAACTCCCAGTCCGTGCTGGACGCCCTGGCCTTCGTGGAGCGCATGACCGACCACTTCCTGCGCGACGCCGAATCCACATTGCATCTCATGAACATCCTGCCCCAGGGCGAACGCCTCTATTCCCACGCCCTGAACGTGGCCGTGCTCTCGATGATGACCGGCCGCGACGCGGGCCTCTCGGCGCGGGAGATGACCGCCCTGGGCATGGGCGCCCTGTTCCACGACATCGGCAAGGTCAGGATCGAGAAGCGCGTGCTGCGCAAGCGCGGCCCGCTGACCAAGCCGGAACGCGAGCTGGTGGAGCGCCATCCCCTGTACGGCGTGGAGATGCTGGAGGCCGTTCCCGAATTCCCCCACGAGGGGTTGGCCGTGGTGCGCCAGCACCACGAACGCCTGGACGGCTCGGGCTACCCCGGCGGGCTGGCCGGAACGGACATCGACCTCCTGGCCCGCATCACGGCCATCGCCGACATCTACGACAACCACTGCAACCAGCCCGATCCCGAGGACTCCTACACCCCCTACCTGGCCCTGTCCTACATGTTCACCCAGCAGAAGCACCTGCTGGACAAGGACATGCTGGCCCTGTTCATCCGCTGCCTGGGCGTCTACCCGCCGGGCACGGTGGTCCAGCTCTCCAACGGTGCCATCGGCATGGTCATGGCCGTGAACCCGGAGAACCAGCTCTGCCCGAGCCTCGTGCTCTATGATCCGCAGATTCCGAAGAAGGAAGCCCTGATCATCGACCTGGCCGAGGAGCCCGACCTCAGGGTGGAGAAAAGCATCCGGCTCAAGCACCTGCCGCAGGAAATCCTGGACTACCTGAGCCCGCGCACGCGCATCACGTACTACGTGGAGCCCGACGGCCCCGGCCGCTAGTCCGCCCGCCCCGCTTTCCTCCGCTCCCGGCCTTCTTCCCGGCGTCCCGCCCCAGCAGGCGGCTCACGCACTCCACCAGCTGCCGCTTGAGCATGGGCTTCATGATGCAGTCCGCGATGCCCAGGGAGCGGAGGTGGTCGTAGGAGAGTCCCTCGCTGAAGCCGGTGCAGAGCACGATGGGGATGTCCGGCCGGATGCGCAGGATTTCCTTGGCCAGCTCCAGGCCGGTCATGTTCGGCATGGTCTGGTCGCTGAGCACCAGGTCGAAGTCGCCGGGCCGATAGCGGAAGGCCTCCAGGGCCTCCACGCTGCTGGTGCGGGCCACCACCTCGAAACCGAAGCCCTCCAGCATCTCCCGGCCGATGTCCACCAGGGGCTTCTCGTCGTCCAC
Proteins encoded in this window:
- the modB gene encoding molybdate ABC transporter permease subunit, whose amino-acid sequence is MAIWSALAGEGALGPIWLSLRVALVSLPLFAVSGVALGWLLARRRNRLTAALDFLVSLPLVFPPIATGFLLLLALGRRSPVGHALESVFGLELIFSFWGVTLASFVAGLPLAVKPVQTAIRAETLQLVDAAYVLGKSPLTTFFRVVLPNIRSSVLVAVFLAFGRSLGEVGVTLMLGGNIVGKTNTVSLEIYNAVFTGDYDRALALTALLGGCSLGMLWLVRRAGGVARDGNGR
- a CDS encoding HU family DNA-binding protein, whose translation is MTKADLVAKLKTKAGLSSKAAAERALNGIIGIMFKALSKGDKIKLAGFGTFAVKKQAARTGRNPQTGKPIKIAARKVVKFTVGKKLKKAVN
- a CDS encoding response regulator transcription factor; amino-acid sequence: METRKRILIVDDHPLFREGLKTIIGRDARFEVVGEAGSAGEGLDLARALRPDIMLVDISMPDKSGLCVIRELRPHLSQTRFLVISMHSKADYIVEAFQAGAMGYMIKESATESLLFGLETLCRGDVFLDGALSREVVAKLLTREGESRAAVEPYQTLTAREQEVLRLLAEGLSAKDVAKHLFVSPKTVENHRTNLMRKLGLQNTVELIRYAARIGLIDLDAWSS
- a CDS encoding PAS domain S-box protein, which codes for MKRRLPLRTAVTASGALFTLWGGVAAWLFWERPGEWWWMPAAALVAGMILAALILNALGRFSTACRDVEERMLLFQKAVEDSSDGIAIRDTAFRPVYANRAHARILGVKNSEFMKHGLTRICSPATASFLRDVVFATLEKEGYWRGEVLFERRDGSSATLWTAVDSLRDADGRVTHYVGVFHDVTEHQRARDALLKSEARLRMVLDATSDGVFDHDLETGETYFSDSYYRLLGYEPGEVDASQVFWGSLIHAEDKAQVLEALRDHLEGRSPAYRVEFRIRDSRGRWRWVLSRGSVVERTGDGRPLRIVGTHSDITEIKLAQMALESIQEDLERRVGERTSELSEANAQVRTLTRQLLEVQESERRRIARDLHDNVAQNLTSLKILLETLLAGPRLVSPEARERAALISRTLQDTVGAVREIAYDLRPPSLDQLGLVRAVAQYCEDFSGVTGVAVDFSSAGMENVEMESGAEVNLFRIVQEGLTNVGRHSGAGSARVRLVSSYPHILLRVEDDGVGFDPDAVLAEAEGESRMGLRGMAERAHILGGRLRILSSPGKGSRLVVEIPCARRADGDTEADPHC
- a CDS encoding HD-GYP domain-containing protein, yielding MSDLSMPEYKVSVDQLRPGVFVRLEKVNWFNHPFLFSSFKIRTQAEVEVLRSLGVTEVICVPEKSDCLPGPAEARAEAPAAEKREPEKSAAADALWRVKNERIERLRQKKQRIAECEERYAASLKDIAQIIQGLSRGNSQSVLDALAFVERMTDHFLRDAESTLHLMNILPQGERLYSHALNVAVLSMMTGRDAGLSAREMTALGMGALFHDIGKVRIEKRVLRKRGPLTKPERELVERHPLYGVEMLEAVPEFPHEGLAVVRQHHERLDGSGYPGGLAGTDIDLLARITAIADIYDNHCNQPDPEDSYTPYLALSYMFTQQKHLLDKDMLALFIRCLGVYPPGTVVQLSNGAIGMVMAVNPENQLCPSLVLYDPQIPKKEALIIDLAEEPDLRVEKSIRLKHLPQEILDYLSPRTRITYYVEPDGPGR